A region of Canis lupus familiaris isolate Mischka breed German Shepherd chromosome 38, alternate assembly UU_Cfam_GSD_1.0, whole genome shotgun sequence DNA encodes the following proteins:
- the USF1 gene encoding upstream stimulatory factor 1 isoform X2 encodes MYRVIQVSEGQLDGQTEGTGAISGYPATQSMTQAVIQGAFTSDDAVDTEGTAAETHYTYFPSTAVGDGAGGTTSGSTAAVVTTQGSEALLGQATPPGTGQFFVMMSPQEVLQGGSQRSIAPRTHPYSPKSEAPRTTRDEKRRAQHNEVERRRRDKINNWIVQLSKIIPDCSMESTKSGQSKGGILSKACDYIQELRQSNHRLSEELQGLDQLQLDNDVLRQQVEDLKNKNLLLRAQLRHHGVEVVIKNDSN; translated from the exons ATGTACAGGGTGATCCAGGTGTCTGAGGGGCAGCTGGATGGCCAGACTGAGGGGACTGGCGCCATCAGTGGCTATCCTGCCACTCAATCCATGACCCAG GCCGTGATCCAGGGTGCGTTCACCAGTGACGATGCAGTTGACACAGAGGGGACGGCCGCCGAAACGCACTATACTTACTTCCCCAGCACTGCGGTGGGAGATGGGGCAGGGGGGACCACGTCGGGGAGTACAGCAGCAGTTGTTACTACCCAGGGCTCAGAGGCACTGCTGGGGCAGGCGACCCCTCCTGGCACTG GACAGTTCTTTGTGATGATGTCGCCACAGGAAGTGTTGCAGGGAGGAAGCCAGCGCTCCATTGCCCCCAGGACTCACCCTTATTCCCC GAAGTCAGAAGCTCCCAGGACGACTCGGGATGAGAAACGCAGGGCTCAGCATAATGAAG TTGAACGCCGCCGCCGAGACAAGATTAACAACTGGATTGTGCAGCTGTCCAAGATCATCCCAGACTGCTCCATGGAGAGCACCAAGTCTGGCCAG AGTAAAGGTGGGATTCTGTCCAAAGCCTGTGATTATATCCAGGAGCTTCGACAGAGTAACCACCGGTTGTCTGAAGAACTGCAGGGGCTCGACCAACTGCAGCTGGACAACGATGTGCTCCGACAGCAG GTGGaagatcttaaaaacaagaaCCTGCTGCTACGGGCTCAGCTGCGGCACCACGGAGTAGAGGTCGTCATCAAGAATGACAGCAACTAA
- the TSTD1 gene encoding thiosulfate:glutathione sulfurtransferase, giving the protein MLAAPRGRPRAAFLQLAVAARTMAGAPTVSLPELRSLLAAGQARLIDVRSREEAAAGTIPGALNIPVSELESALQMEPAAFQALYAAEKPKLQEENLIFFCQMGKRGLQATQLARGLGYAGARNFAGAYREWSQKEG; this is encoded by the exons ATGCTGGCGGCTCCgcgggggcggccccgggccGCGTTCCTGCAGCTCGCCGTCGCGGCGCGCACCATGGCTGGAG CGCCCACGGTCTCGCTGCCTGAACTGCGCTCGCTGCTGGCCGCGGGCCAGGCCCGGCTCATCGACGTGAGATCGCGGGAGGAGGCGGCAGCGGGGACCATCCCGGGGGCGCTCAACATCCCGG TGTCCGAGCTGGAGAGCGCCCTGCAGATGGAGCCAGCTGCCTTCCAGGCTTTGTACGCCGCCGAGAAGCCGAAGCTGCAAGAGGAGAACCTCATCTTCTTCTGTCAGATGGGCAAGCGGGGCTTGCAGGCCACGCAGCTGGCCCGAGGCCTGGGATACGCAGG GGCTCGCAACTTCGCAGGGGCCTACAGAGAATGGTCCCAGAAAGAAGGTTAG